The Leptospira bouyouniensis genomic interval ATCGGTTTTTAAATTGTAATACTATGATTCAAAATTTGAATCTAATGATAAAGCAAGGATTGTAATATCATCATCAGATCGTTTTGATTTTTGAAATTTTTCAATTTCATCGATGACCGAATCGCAAATAAACTGAGGGTGTTTGTTTGAAAGGGATTGAATTAGATTATGAAAACGATCCTCTCCGAACAACTCACCAGTTTGAATATTTCTTGCTTCGATCACACCATCGGTAAATAGAATCAAAGTTCCATTTTCAGGTAAAGGGAAACTCATTTCAATGATGTCGGATTTGATATATTCGTTAATGGCTCGTCCATAACTCGTATACGTTGTCATATTTCCATTTCTATCCAAATGAAGGAGGGGTAAGTGGCCAGCATTTGCTATCCGTAGAATTTTTTCTCTAGGATTTAAATACACAAAAAAAGCACTTACGAAATGACCTGATAATAAACTTAATAATGATTTTCTGATTTTTTCTGCTGCTAACGCTGGTTTCTCTAATATATCATTCCAGATTTCTAAAGACACTTTTGTCATTGATGCGATCATCGCTGCGGGTATTCCATGACCAGATACATCGCATAAAAATAAACCCAACTCTTTTTCTTTTACGATGATTTCAACAAAATCTCCGCCTATGTCTGTTGCAGGTGAATATCGAAAACCAAGCGGATAATCTAATGCATGTGTCCTCTTTTGAGGTAATAATCCGTTTTGTAACTTTTGAGCAATTTTTAACTGCAAATCAATTTCTTGTTTTAGTTCGTTAGATTTTCGATAGTCAGATACTCGCAAAACTAAAGCAAGCGAGAGAAAAAAAACTTCCAATGCAGAACCAAGTGGTAGTGAATAAGTTGCATAATGAATTGGTTTTATAAAACCTTGAACCGTAAAAGTATGGAGTGAAGCTCCAAACATTAACGATCCAAATGCTAGAAGGAATAAAATAACTTCCAACTTTTTCTTACTTTTAATCAATGACATAGTTGAAATTGTAATTGCGAGAAAGATTGCAATGATAATTGAAATAACTGTTAATTGTATGAAATTTCTAAGGTTTAGAAAAAATATAAAGAACATTAAAAGAATGATAAGAAAAATATAAGTATTTGTGATTTTATTAAGTTTTGAATAATAATCTTTTGTTTCTAAGAACTCTAAGGTAAATAGTAATCCGAAAATAGAAGATAGATGGATTGTAATTGGAAATAAATAATTCTTCCATGAGTTGGAATAACTAATTTCTAAGTATTGTATGAAACCAGTGAAGTAAGTATTTAGGAAGAGAACTGTCGCCAAATAAAAGAAAAAATAAAAAAACTTTTTGTATCTTAGCGTATGTGCCAAAAAGAGACTAAAGAGAAACATCATAAACCCAGCACCAAAATAAGCTGCAAAAAAGATATCCTGACTCTTTGAATAAGCTATGAATGTTCGAGAATTATATAATGAGACAAAACTAAAAATTGGATTATCTGATCTTATTTTTAAGTATATCGTTCTAGTTTCATTTGAAGATAAGGTAATGGGAAATGCAGAAATATGAGAATAGATTGGTTTATTCCTTTGTAAAACTTGTTCACCGGACCATTGGGTAATCCATTTGCCATTGATCTCAGTATGTAATTCAAAAAGATCTACAACTGGATTCGATAAGTGTAAAAAGAAAGTGTGTGGAAAATTTCCATAATGGATCAAAGTGATCTTTAGCCAAACAGGATATTGTGATCGAGGAAATGAAATTACATTCTTTGGATTGGGTCGCCAAACTGTGTTTTCATTTAGAATCTCGGATAATTGAGCTTCAGGGTTTTCTGGTATCGTATATTCAAAGTATTTGCCAATATCACGAAACTGTTTTGATTCTTCGACTGAAATGGGTAAGGACATGAGGGGGTTCACCCACAAAATGAGGAGGAGGAAAATTTTACCTTCCCTATAAAATTGCACTAATTTCCTTTCTCCACTCGTTTTCTTCTTTCTGTCATGAGAGTTTGTTATCTTCGTAAAACCAAATTGAATCCATGATGATTTCCCCGATTCCTTTTCTAGAATTCGACGAAGTTTGCTTCCCTGAAAGTCCTTTTCGAAAAAAACTTGTCACAAGAACTCAAAATTAGCAGTCTAAGGTCTAGAGTGCTAAAAGTGAGGGAACACTATGAAACAATACGACTCTAACGTCCAAGGGGCTTTGGACATTGCACAAACGGAAGCGATCAGGAGACAAAATACAGAAATCTCTCCCTATCATTTGG includes:
- a CDS encoding SpoIIE family protein phosphatase, producing the protein MSLPISVEESKQFRDIGKYFEYTIPENPEAQLSEILNENTVWRPNPKNVISFPRSQYPVWLKITLIHYGNFPHTFFLHLSNPVVDLFELHTEINGKWITQWSGEQVLQRNKPIYSHISAFPITLSSNETRTIYLKIRSDNPIFSFVSLYNSRTFIAYSKSQDIFFAAYFGAGFMMFLFSLFLAHTLRYKKFFYFFFYLATVLFLNTYFTGFIQYLEISYSNSWKNYLFPITIHLSSIFGLLFTLEFLETKDYYSKLNKITNTYIFLIILLMFFIFFLNLRNFIQLTVISIIIAIFLAITISTMSLIKSKKKLEVILFLLAFGSLMFGASLHTFTVQGFIKPIHYATYSLPLGSALEVFFLSLALVLRVSDYRKSNELKQEIDLQLKIAQKLQNGLLPQKRTHALDYPLGFRYSPATDIGGDFVEIIVKEKELGLFLCDVSGHGIPAAMIASMTKVSLEIWNDILEKPALAAEKIRKSLLSLLSGHFVSAFFVYLNPREKILRIANAGHLPLLHLDRNGNMTTYTSYGRAINEYIKSDIIEMSFPLPENGTLILFTDGVIEARNIQTGELFGEDRFHNLIQSLSNKHPQFICDSVIDEIEKFQKSKRSDDDITILALSLDSNFES